The following are encoded together in the Arcobacter aquimarinus genome:
- a CDS encoding Spy/CpxP family protein refolding chaperone translates to MKTQNKIFKGLLVSAILAGGLYASNCDMNKKDKDRTNCDKSSCMMQKGKSHKGYHKKDGHIFAMFKELNLTQEQEKKVEEIIAQTRKNNKSPNEAFSKDGFDKAKYIQIMNEKRDNMIKSKAEIIEKSYAVLTPKQKEQLKVLIDLQNEKIDKK, encoded by the coding sequence ATGAAAACTCAGAATAAAATTTTTAAAGGATTATTAGTAAGTGCTATTTTAGCAGGAGGTTTATATGCTTCAAATTGTGATATGAATAAAAAAGATAAAGATAGAACAAATTGTGATAAATCAAGTTGTATGATGCAAAAAGGCAAATCTCACAAAGGTTATCATAAAAAAGATGGACATATTTTTGCTATGTTCAAAGAGTTAAATTTGACACAAGAGCAAGAAAAAAAGGTTGAAGAGATTATTGCCCAAACTAGAAAAAATAATAAATCACCAAATGAAGCATTTTCAAAAGATGGTTTTGATAAAGCTAAGTATATTCAGATTATGAATGAAAAAAGAGATAATATGATAAAATCAAAAGCTGAAATAATAGAGAAATCTTATGCGGTTTTAACTCCTAAACAAAAAGAGCAGTTAAAAGTTTTAATAGATTTACAAAATGAAAAAATAGATAAAAAATAA
- a CDS encoding response regulator transcription factor encodes MIKIAMIEDDLELASVLCQYLKQFNIEVTNYEEPFLALSALKINKYDLIILDLTLPGMDGLDVCKIIVKDFDIPIIISSARSDITDKVTALKMGADDYLPKPYDPRELEVRIKTILRRFNHSNNQEDDNKNKIFILNEEKKEITKNGKYLKLTAAEFEVLSLLIKREGFVISREDIFENSDILNQDYESSGSLAVIINRIRHKIEDNIKEPQFLHTIRGMGYKFIQ; translated from the coding sequence TTGATAAAAATTGCAATGATAGAAGATGATTTAGAATTAGCTAGTGTTCTATGTCAATATTTAAAGCAATTTAATATAGAAGTTACCAATTATGAAGAGCCATTTTTGGCTCTTTCTGCTTTAAAAATAAATAAATATGATTTAATAATTTTAGATTTAACACTTCCTGGAATGGATGGATTAGATGTTTGTAAAATAATTGTAAAAGATTTTGATATTCCAATAATTATTTCAAGTGCAAGAAGTGATATAACAGATAAAGTAACTGCACTTAAAATGGGAGCAGATGATTATTTACCAAAACCTTATGATCCAAGAGAGTTGGAGGTTCGAATAAAAACAATTTTACGAAGATTTAATCACTCAAATAACCAAGAAGATGATAATAAAAATAAAATATTTATTTTGAATGAAGAGAAAAAAGAGATAACTAAAAATGGCAAATATCTAAAACTAACAGCAGCTGAGTTTGAAGTTTTATCACTTTTGATAAAAAGAGAAGGTTTTGTAATAAGTAGAGAAGATATTTTTGAAAATTCTGATATATTAAACCAAGATTATGAAAGTTCAGGTTCACTTGCAGTTATAATAAATAGAATTAGACATAAAATTGAAGATAATATAAAAGAACCTCAATTTTTGCATACAATTAGAGGAATGGGATACAAATTTATACAATGA
- a CDS encoding ArsS family sensor histidine kinase: MNRQSIFFTITVSFIISILLVVVSFLILLTHNYKTQENQLLDKYVYVSKMVNKQDFRFSETFIKNLEDINYKLIFEKSQINAITYNPKTKVLVERVHPKHNDIFRVLNLDDVNYVYIKKRGETILIKDEDTSHNDTSIYIILVFAILFITIVLVYLITLRKLMPLKILKDKVKTLGDENFDFECCNTKGKDEVSLLAVEFKKSAEKLKNLKEARNIFIRNIMHELKTPITKGKFLTSLAQNEENNEKLKSVFNRLESLINEFASIEELISSNKNIDKKFYFLDDIIDNAKDILMIEDEHVISKYENKKLEVNFKLFSIAVKNLIDNAIKYSPNKEVIIKTEDENIIFENLGLELEAPFEKYFEPFFSNEDKSKDSFGLGLYIVHNILKANGYILEYEYKNETNRFICKKDETFTI; the protein is encoded by the coding sequence ATGAATAGACAATCAATATTTTTTACAATTACAGTTAGTTTTATAATATCAATACTTTTGGTAGTGGTTAGTTTTTTAATTCTTTTAACACATAATTACAAAACTCAAGAAAATCAACTTTTAGATAAATATGTTTATGTTTCTAAAATGGTAAACAAACAAGATTTTAGATTTTCAGAGACTTTTATAAAAAATCTAGAAGATATAAATTATAAACTTATTTTTGAAAAATCACAAATAAATGCAATTACATATAATCCAAAAACAAAAGTTTTAGTAGAAAGAGTTCATCCAAAACATAATGACATTTTTAGAGTTTTAAATCTAGATGATGTAAATTATGTTTACATAAAAAAAAGAGGTGAAACTATTTTAATAAAAGATGAAGACACTTCACATAATGATACTTCAATTTATATTATTTTAGTTTTTGCTATTTTGTTTATTACTATTGTTTTAGTTTATTTAATAACTTTACGAAAATTAATGCCTTTAAAAATATTAAAAGATAAAGTTAAAACTTTAGGTGATGAAAATTTTGATTTTGAATGTTGTAATACAAAAGGAAAAGATGAGGTTTCATTATTAGCAGTTGAATTTAAAAAATCAGCAGAAAAATTGAAAAATTTAAAAGAAGCTAGAAATATTTTTATTAGAAATATTATGCATGAGTTAAAAACACCAATTACAAAAGGAAAATTTTTAACTTCTCTAGCGCAAAATGAAGAAAATAATGAAAAATTAAAATCAGTTTTTAATAGATTGGAATCTTTAATAAACGAGTTTGCTTCAATAGAAGAGTTAATCTCTTCAAATAAAAATATTGACAAAAAATTCTATTTTTTAGATGATATTATTGATAATGCAAAAGATATTTTGATGATTGAAGATGAACATGTGATTTCAAAATATGAAAATAAAAAGTTAGAAGTGAATTTTAAATTATTTTCAATAGCTGTTAAAAATTTAATTGATAATGCAATTAAATATTCACCAAATAAAGAAGTAATAATAAAAACAGAAGATGAAAATATAATTTTTGAAAATTTAGGATTAGAGCTTGAAGCTCCCTTTGAAAAATATTTTGAGCCATTTTTCTCAAATGAAGATAAATCAAAAGACTCTTTTGGTTTAGGTTTGTATATAGTTCATAATATATTAAAAGCAAATGGATATATTTTAGAATATGAATATAAAAATGAAACAAATAGATTTATTTGTAAAAAGGATGAAACATTTACGATATAG
- a CDS encoding aminoacetone oxidase family FAD-binding enzyme has translation MLASNLDKKKYKNICLIDTNTKLAPKIKVSGGAKCNITNELVSKKNYLGDRDFVEKLLNKFSKNDLLAFLNKNQVFPKINPKIVKGTYFCDSSQDVIDMFTKITSHVKKYLGTTVLDVDFEKHYKIKTDTKIIEAKKLVVASGGLSYASLGASSIAFDIAKKFGHTIEKLEPALVGFTVQKEQFWFKNLAGISMIVNSFVDEKSFEGSLLFAHKGCSGPVILTTSLYWKKGKIALDFLPKQKIEKFLVGNKNISTAIPLPKRFIQEFLQSIELEDKKVSILSSEEKEKLKLLKYYEFSPAGNFGYTKAEVTKGGVNTDEINHNSFESLKQKDLYFIGECLNITGELGGFNFQIVFSQAYVCAQQLNSN, from the coding sequence ATGCTTGCTTCAAATTTAGATAAAAAAAAGTATAAAAATATCTGTCTAATTGATACAAATACAAAATTAGCACCAAAAATAAAAGTTTCAGGTGGAGCTAAATGTAATATTACAAATGAGTTAGTAAGTAAAAAAAATTATTTAGGAGATAGAGATTTTGTAGAAAAATTATTAAATAAATTTTCAAAAAATGATTTATTAGCCTTTTTAAATAAAAATCAAGTTTTCCCAAAAATAAATCCAAAAATTGTAAAAGGGACATATTTTTGTGATTCAAGTCAAGATGTTATCGATATGTTTACAAAAATAACAAGCCATGTAAAAAAATATCTAGGAACAACTGTTTTAGATGTTGATTTTGAAAAGCATTATAAAATCAAAACAGATACAAAAATAATTGAAGCAAAAAAGTTAGTAGTTGCAAGTGGAGGTTTGTCGTATGCTAGTTTAGGAGCTAGTTCTATAGCTTTTGATATAGCAAAAAAATTTGGACATACTATAGAAAAACTTGAACCTGCACTTGTAGGATTTACGGTTCAAAAAGAACAATTTTGGTTTAAAAATTTAGCTGGTATTTCGATGATTGTTAATTCTTTTGTAGATGAAAAAAGTTTTGAAGGTTCACTTTTATTTGCCCATAAGGGATGTTCAGGTCCTGTTATTTTAACTACATCTTTATATTGGAAAAAAGGCAAAATCGCACTTGATTTTTTACCAAAACAAAAAATAGAGAAGTTTTTAGTTGGTAATAAAAATATTTCAACAGCAATTCCTCTTCCTAAAAGATTTATTCAAGAGTTTTTACAAAGTATTGAACTTGAAGATAAAAAAGTTTCTATTTTAAGTAGTGAGGAAAAAGAGAAATTAAAATTATTGAAATATTATGAATTCTCTCCTGCAGGAAATTTTGGTTATACAAAAGCAGAAGTTACAAAAGGTGGTGTAAATACTGATGAAATCAATCATAATAGTTTTGAAAGTTTAAAACAAAAAGATTTGTATTTTATAGGAGAGTGCTTAAATATCACAGGAGAATTAGGTGGTTTTAATTTTCAAATTGTTTTTAGTCAAGCTTATGTTTGTGCGCAGCAACTAAATAGCAATTAA